In Halobaculum sp. XH14, a single genomic region encodes these proteins:
- a CDS encoding thioredoxin family protein, which translates to MSVRLKDFYADWCGPCKTQDPILEELESEYPDVSFEKVDVEENQDVANQYQVRSLPTLVVENDDGVVERFVGVTQREDIEDALSSANA; encoded by the coding sequence ATGAGCGTCCGACTCAAGGACTTCTACGCGGACTGGTGTGGCCCGTGCAAGACGCAGGACCCGATCCTCGAGGAGCTCGAAAGCGAGTATCCGGATGTGAGCTTCGAGAAGGTCGACGTCGAGGAGAACCAGGACGTCGCGAACCAGTATCAGGTCCGCTCGCTCCCGACGCTCGTCGTCGAGAACGACGACGGCGTCGTGGAGCGGTTCGTCGGCGTCACCCAGCGCGAGGACATCGAGGACGCGCTCTCCTCGGCCAACGCCTGA
- a CDS encoding 50S ribosomal protein L40e, with translation MAKFEAAERRILDKQICMRCNARNPQRADRCRKCGYSRLRPKAKEPRTA, from the coding sequence ATGGCGAAGTTCGAAGCGGCCGAACGCCGCATCCTCGACAAGCAGATCTGCATGCGGTGTAACGCTCGCAACCCCCAGCGCGCCGACCGCTGTCGCAAGTGCGGCTACTCCCGGCTCCGACCGAAGGCAAAGGAGCCCCGGACCGCATAA
- a CDS encoding MBL fold metallo-hydrolase: protein MDVVNVTADAEEFTCNAYLLDGDVPALVDAGTMPGVEDVVTRYTSDLDRVVLTHQHHDHVGELDAVLDAFDPELSAYADHPRRDRALADGDEIELGEETFEVVYTPGHAGDHVSLVGETALFSGDVVVYNDGAFDDGSFGRTDMAGQSRERLVESLRDLLDRLPESVTSMYAGHGDPFHATDEESVRDVIERALSRAERREPKYPDE, encoded by the coding sequence ATGGACGTCGTGAACGTGACCGCCGACGCCGAGGAGTTCACCTGCAACGCCTACCTGCTCGACGGCGACGTGCCGGCGCTCGTGGACGCCGGGACGATGCCCGGCGTCGAGGACGTGGTGACCAGGTACACGAGCGACCTCGACCGCGTCGTGCTCACCCACCAGCACCACGACCACGTGGGGGAACTCGACGCCGTGCTGGACGCGTTCGACCCGGAGCTGTCCGCCTACGCCGACCATCCCCGCCGGGACCGCGCGCTGGCCGACGGCGACGAGATCGAACTGGGCGAGGAGACGTTCGAGGTCGTCTACACGCCGGGCCACGCGGGCGATCACGTCTCGCTCGTCGGCGAGACGGCGCTGTTCTCGGGCGACGTCGTCGTCTACAACGACGGCGCGTTCGACGACGGCTCGTTCGGCCGGACGGACATGGCCGGCCAGTCACGCGAACGGCTCGTGGAGAGCCTCCGGGACCTGCTCGACCGCCTGCCCGAGTCGGTCACGTCGATGTACGCGGGCCACGGCGACCCGTTCCACGCGACCGACGAGGAGTCGGTCAGGGACGTCATCGAGCGGGCGCTCTCGCGCGCGGAGCGGCGCGAGCCCAAGTACCCGGACGAGTGA
- a CDS encoding DUF5786 family protein, which yields MGFGSYDESEQENQDVDADLDEETVSTGEADHEGSVEFEIGASNDELLDTLSDIKDDD from the coding sequence ATGGGCTTCGGTAGCTACGACGAATCCGAACAGGAGAACCAGGACGTCGACGCCGACCTCGACGAGGAGACGGTCTCGACGGGGGAGGCGGACCACGAGGGCAGCGTCGAGTTCGAGATCGGCGCCTCGAACGACGAACTCCTCGACACCCTTTCGGACATCAAGGACGACGACTGA
- a CDS encoding DUF99 family protein, whose product MKAGARALGLAVSTPPDAEPTAATVAGALVRADRALDGLVFSTCTVGSTDYTDAVLDCVASLDREDVRYVLAAGIAPAWFNVLDLRRVHEAVDRPVLSVSFEASPGLESALREQFAGDALARRLETYRRQPERVRVDGLDAWVRAVGTDADEAAAVVRALTPQSERRPEPLRVARIAARAGRSLHAPAGSDDRGT is encoded by the coding sequence GTGAAAGCCGGTGCGCGCGCGCTCGGGCTGGCGGTCTCGACGCCGCCGGACGCGGAGCCGACCGCAGCCACCGTCGCCGGAGCGCTGGTTCGGGCCGACCGCGCGCTCGACGGACTCGTCTTCTCCACCTGTACCGTCGGGAGCACCGACTACACCGACGCCGTGCTCGACTGCGTCGCGTCGCTCGACCGCGAGGACGTCCGGTACGTGCTCGCGGCCGGCATCGCCCCCGCGTGGTTCAACGTGCTCGACCTCCGCCGGGTCCACGAGGCCGTCGACCGGCCGGTCCTCTCGGTCTCGTTCGAGGCGAGTCCCGGGCTCGAGTCGGCGCTGCGCGAGCAGTTCGCGGGCGACGCGCTCGCCCGGCGACTCGAGACGTACCGGCGCCAGCCCGAGCGCGTTCGGGTCGACGGGCTGGACGCCTGGGTCCGCGCCGTGGGAACCGACGCCGACGAGGCGGCCGCGGTCGTCCGCGCGCTGACCCCCCAGAGCGAGCGCCGGCCGGAACCGCTCCGCGTCGCGCGCATCGCGGCACGGGCCGGCCGGTCGCTCCACGCACCCGCGGGGAGTGACGACCGTGGAACCTAA
- a CDS encoding uracil-DNA glycosylase: MDLDDDLRVTGCERCPALVDSRSRIVNGVGPTDADLVFVGEAPGANEDEQGEPFVGRSGTVLDDALRDAGLARADVRITNCVRCRPPENRDPHREELDNCRGYLAEELDRLDPELVVTLGKVPSEHLLDRSVAVTSEAGEVFDARVGETAIRLLVSVHPAATLYDRSQEETFEETILQAAELAGVGEGGGGQSRLGEY; the protein is encoded by the coding sequence ATGGACCTCGACGACGACCTCCGCGTGACCGGGTGCGAGCGCTGTCCCGCGCTCGTCGACTCGCGCTCGCGGATCGTCAACGGCGTCGGCCCGACGGACGCGGACCTCGTGTTCGTCGGCGAGGCACCGGGGGCGAACGAGGACGAGCAGGGCGAACCGTTCGTCGGGCGCTCGGGCACGGTGCTCGACGACGCGCTCCGGGACGCCGGTCTCGCGCGCGCCGACGTCCGAATCACGAACTGCGTCCGCTGTCGTCCCCCCGAGAACCGCGACCCGCACCGGGAGGAACTCGACAACTGCCGGGGCTATCTCGCCGAGGAACTCGACCGACTCGACCCCGAACTCGTCGTCACGCTCGGCAAGGTGCCCTCCGAGCACCTGCTGGACCGCTCGGTGGCCGTGACCTCCGAGGCGGGCGAGGTGTTCGACGCCCGCGTGGGAGAGACGGCGATCCGGCTGCTGGTGTCGGTCCACCCGGCGGCGACGCTGTACGACCGGAGCCAAGAGGAGACGTTCGAGGAGACGATTCTGCAGGCCGCGGAGCTGGCCGGCGTCGGGGAGGGCGGGGGCGGACAGTCGCGGCTGGGCGAGTACTGA
- a CDS encoding 50S ribosomal protein L15e, producing the protein MARSFYSHIKEAWRNQDDGKLAELQWQRKQDWRREGAIVRIDRPTRLDKARELGYKAKQGIVVTRVSVRKGGARKQRHKAGRRSKRQGVNRIGRRKSIQRIGEERVSRKYPNLRALASYPVGQDGSQKWFEVILVDPEHPAIESDDDLNWICDDSQKGRAFRGLTNAGSKNRGLNNRGKGAEKTRPSVSRGDRGGK; encoded by the coding sequence ATGGCACGAAGCTTCTACTCCCACATCAAGGAAGCCTGGCGGAACCAGGACGACGGAAAGCTCGCGGAACTGCAGTGGCAGCGCAAGCAGGACTGGCGCCGCGAGGGCGCCATCGTCCGCATCGACCGGCCGACGCGGCTGGACAAGGCGCGCGAACTCGGCTACAAGGCCAAGCAGGGCATCGTCGTGACCCGCGTCTCGGTCCGCAAGGGCGGGGCGCGAAAGCAGCGACACAAGGCGGGCCGCCGCTCGAAGCGACAGGGCGTCAACCGCATCGGTCGCCGGAAGTCCATCCAGCGCATCGGCGAGGAGCGCGTCTCGCGGAAGTACCCGAACCTCCGCGCGCTCGCCTCCTACCCGGTGGGCCAGGACGGCTCCCAGAAGTGGTTCGAAGTGATCCTCGTCGACCCCGAGCACCCGGCCATCGAGTCGGACGACGACCTGAACTGGATCTGCGACGACTCCCAGAAGGGTCGCGCGTTCCGTGGCCTCACGAACGCCGGGTCGAAGAACCGCGGGCTGAACAACCGCGGCAAGGGCGCGGAGAAGACACGGCCGTCCGTCTCGCGCGGCGACCGCGGCGGGAAGTAA
- a CDS encoding serine/threonine-protein kinase RIO2, with protein sequence MVENVAGVMTELEPEDFYLLSGVEQGMRFSEWVNREKLPDYANLTEEEVEYRIDRCSDRGLIQRKTIQYEGYQLTFRGYDALALHTFAERDTVLGVGSPLGVGKESDVYEVESYRPFALKFHREGYTNFREVSKGRDYTADNQHVSWQYTARKAAEREHGALEDLYPDVSVPRPVDHNRHAIVMEKLPGPELADAKLRSEQVVGVLDLVLREMATAYRVGYVHADMSEYNVAVSEDGVVVFDWPQSVGTDHENADELLARDVENVVGYFHRKYPGETPDVETDAVAAAISDGTFESVRAFDGA encoded by the coding sequence ATGGTCGAGAACGTCGCGGGGGTGATGACCGAACTCGAACCCGAGGACTTCTATCTCCTCTCGGGGGTCGAGCAGGGCATGCGCTTCTCCGAGTGGGTGAACCGGGAGAAGCTCCCCGACTACGCGAACCTCACCGAGGAGGAGGTCGAGTACCGCATCGACCGCTGTTCGGACCGCGGGCTCATCCAGCGCAAGACCATCCAGTACGAGGGATACCAGCTGACGTTCCGTGGGTACGACGCGCTCGCGCTCCACACGTTCGCCGAGCGTGACACCGTGCTCGGCGTCGGCTCGCCGCTGGGCGTCGGCAAGGAGTCGGACGTGTACGAGGTGGAGTCCTACCGGCCGTTCGCGCTGAAGTTCCACCGCGAGGGGTACACCAACTTCCGGGAGGTGAGCAAGGGGCGCGACTACACCGCCGACAACCAGCACGTCTCCTGGCAGTACACCGCGCGGAAGGCCGCAGAGCGCGAGCACGGCGCGCTGGAGGACCTCTACCCGGACGTCTCCGTCCCGCGGCCGGTGGACCACAACCGCCACGCCATCGTGATGGAGAAGCTCCCCGGGCCGGAACTCGCGGACGCGAAGCTCCGGTCCGAGCAGGTCGTGGGCGTCCTCGATCTCGTCCTGCGGGAGATGGCGACCGCCTACCGGGTCGGCTACGTCCACGCCGACATGAGCGAGTACAACGTCGCGGTCAGCGAGGACGGCGTCGTCGTGTTCGACTGGCCACAGTCGGTCGGGACGGACCACGAGAACGCCGACGAACTGCTGGCGCGCGACGTGGAGAACGTCGTCGGCTACTTCCACCGGAAGTACCCGGGAGAGACGCCCGACGTGGAAACCGACGCCGTGGCGGCGGCGATTTCTGACGGGACGTTCGAGTCCGTGCGGGCGTTCGACGGGGCGTAA
- a CDS encoding deoxyribonuclease IV — protein MTELRIGAHESIAGGVSNAVDEAIEDGGNCGQIFTHSPQVWNHGEIEDVEAERFRATADENDVRPWVIHSSYLVNLCTPKEDLREKSVDSMQQEVDAADRLDVPYVNVHLGAHTGAGVEGGLDNAASALEELDVPDGVTVLIESDAGSGTKLGGEFEHLAGIIDRCDLDLDICLDTAHAFAAGYDLSTEASVEETIAELDDVVGLEHLEYVHLNDSKHECGTNKDEHAHIGEGLIGEEGMRAFINHPDLLDVPMALETPTEDGKSFAWNIQRVKELRE, from the coding sequence ATGACGGAACTCCGGATCGGCGCACACGAGTCCATCGCCGGCGGCGTGTCCAACGCGGTCGACGAGGCGATCGAGGACGGCGGCAACTGCGGGCAGATCTTCACCCACTCGCCCCAGGTCTGGAACCACGGCGAGATCGAGGACGTAGAGGCCGAGCGCTTCCGCGCGACGGCCGACGAGAACGACGTCCGCCCGTGGGTCATCCACTCGTCGTACCTCGTGAACCTCTGTACGCCGAAGGAGGACCTGCGCGAGAAGTCGGTCGACTCCATGCAACAGGAGGTCGACGCCGCCGACAGGTTGGACGTCCCGTACGTCAACGTCCACCTCGGCGCACACACCGGCGCGGGCGTCGAGGGCGGTCTGGACAACGCGGCCTCGGCGCTCGAGGAACTCGACGTTCCCGACGGCGTCACGGTGCTCATCGAGTCCGACGCCGGCTCGGGCACGAAGCTCGGCGGCGAGTTCGAGCACCTCGCGGGCATCATCGACCGCTGTGACCTGGATCTCGACATCTGTCTCGACACGGCCCACGCGTTCGCGGCGGGCTACGACCTCTCCACGGAGGCGAGCGTCGAGGAGACCATCGCCGAACTGGACGACGTGGTCGGGCTCGAGCACCTCGAATACGTCCACCTGAACGACTCGAAACACGAGTGCGGGACGAACAAGGACGAGCACGCCCACATCGGCGAGGGGCTCATCGGCGAGGAGGGGATGCGCGCGTTCATCAACCACCCCGACCTGCTCGACGTGCCGATGGCGCTGGAGACGCCGACCGAGGACGGGAAGTCGTTCGCCTGGAACATCCAGCGCGTGAAGGAACTGCGGGAATGA
- a CDS encoding lipoate--protein ligase family protein, with amino-acid sequence MTDGDADSAGPLADRDWRLVREEARPGPLNMALDEVAAETAADGGPRTVRVYRWEPSCLSLGYNQDPETVDWDRCADADVDVTRRQTGGGGIYHDRSGDVSYSITAPAAELPGSLMDAYRLLCEPVLDAFRRLGVDADYAGEERDAVYHPACYLRGLHPAHDVLSAGGDGRKLSGNAQYRREDAVIQHGSVTYESKPGDHLACFADPGVTEDRFAERVAGIAELTDATRREAVTAFEDTLAEWADASPGEWTAEELERAEEIGDEKYRSDDWVRRVPGGR; translated from the coding sequence ATGACCGACGGCGACGCGGACTCCGCCGGCCCACTCGCCGACCGCGACTGGCGGCTCGTCCGCGAGGAGGCCCGGCCCGGCCCGCTGAACATGGCGCTCGACGAGGTCGCGGCCGAGACGGCGGCCGACGGCGGACCGCGGACGGTCCGCGTGTACCGCTGGGAGCCGTCCTGCCTCTCGCTCGGCTACAACCAGGACCCGGAGACGGTCGACTGGGACCGCTGTGCCGACGCGGACGTGGATGTGACGCGCAGACAGACCGGCGGCGGCGGCATCTACCACGACCGCTCGGGCGACGTCTCCTACTCCATCACCGCCCCCGCGGCCGAACTCCCCGGGTCGCTCATGGACGCCTACCGCCTGCTCTGTGAACCCGTCCTGGACGCCTTCCGACGGCTCGGCGTCGACGCCGACTACGCGGGCGAGGAGCGCGACGCCGTCTACCACCCGGCGTGCTACCTCCGGGGGCTCCACCCGGCACACGACGTGCTCTCGGCCGGCGGCGACGGCCGGAAGCTCTCGGGCAACGCCCAGTACCGCCGCGAGGACGCGGTCATCCAGCACGGCTCGGTGACCTACGAGTCGAAGCCCGGCGACCATCTCGCGTGCTTCGCCGACCCGGGGGTGACCGAGGACCGGTTCGCCGAGCGGGTCGCCGGCATCGCGGAACTGACCGACGCGACGCGCCGGGAAGCCGTGACTGCGTTCGAGGACACGCTGGCGGAGTGGGCCGACGCGTCGCCGGGCGAGTGGACGGCGGAGGAACTGGAGCGTGCAGAGGAGATCGGCGACGAGAAGTACCGGAGCGACGACTGGGTCCGGCGGGTTCCCGGCGGTCGGTAG
- a CDS encoding carboxypeptidase M32, with translation MARQSSDAESGGEPDREAPERYEALLDRYRRIAYLESGSGVLYWDQQVTMPEGGTPARGKQLAALSATTHEKLTSDGMAEAIADAEDADLSEAEAANVREIRRRHDRNRSVPESLVEELTEHTSNSQRVWQEAKAEDDFDRFAPALETLRDLQVRRAEAIDPDRPPYEVMYEDGEPYLPLDRMAEIFEELKDALVPLIEEIQAEGDDLPSPFVEAGPYADEEQRALSDAVLDLLGYPEEHGRLDVSAHPFTAGNQYDARITTRFKPDDPMDALTATVHEFGHASYELGLPTERFGEPLGASLSSGVHESQSRFWENHVGRTKPFWEGFLPTAKEHLDGIDDVTPEEAYAAVNRIYPENLIRVEADELTYHLHIILRCELDRAFVAGDLAVEELPDAWNRKMEEYLDVTPDTDAVGVLQDIHWSSRFAAFQGYTIGSVLAAQLDHAMRRDVDDVDAKIREGDLKPLRDWMTEHVHSHGRRYPTDELVEEATGEPLTAEYFVDYVEEKFGALYGL, from the coding sequence ATGGCACGCCAGTCCTCCGACGCCGAATCCGGCGGAGAACCCGACCGAGAAGCACCCGAACGGTACGAGGCCCTCCTCGACCGATACAGACGGATCGCGTACCTCGAGAGCGGCTCGGGCGTCCTCTACTGGGACCAGCAGGTCACCATGCCCGAGGGCGGTACGCCCGCCCGCGGCAAGCAGCTCGCCGCGCTCTCGGCGACGACCCACGAGAAGCTGACGAGCGATGGGATGGCCGAGGCCATCGCCGACGCGGAGGACGCGGACCTCTCCGAGGCGGAGGCGGCGAACGTCCGCGAGATCCGGCGGCGGCACGACCGCAACCGCTCGGTCCCCGAGTCACTCGTCGAGGAACTCACCGAGCACACGTCCAACAGCCAGCGGGTGTGGCAGGAGGCGAAGGCCGAGGACGACTTCGACCGGTTCGCGCCGGCCCTCGAAACGCTCCGGGACCTGCAGGTGCGACGGGCCGAGGCCATCGACCCCGACCGGCCGCCCTACGAGGTGATGTACGAGGACGGCGAGCCGTACCTCCCGCTCGACCGGATGGCCGAAATCTTCGAGGAGCTCAAGGACGCGCTCGTCCCGCTCATCGAGGAGATCCAGGCGGAGGGCGACGACCTGCCCTCGCCGTTCGTCGAGGCCGGCCCGTACGCCGACGAGGAGCAGCGGGCGCTCTCGGACGCCGTCCTGGACCTGCTCGGCTACCCCGAGGAGCACGGCCGCCTCGACGTCTCGGCGCACCCGTTCACGGCCGGTAACCAGTACGACGCGCGCATCACGACCCGGTTCAAGCCCGACGACCCGATGGACGCGCTCACGGCGACCGTCCACGAGTTCGGGCACGCGAGCTACGAACTCGGCCTGCCGACGGAACGGTTCGGCGAACCGCTCGGCGCGTCGCTCTCCAGCGGCGTCCACGAGAGCCAGTCCAGATTCTGGGAGAATCACGTCGGCCGCACGAAGCCGTTCTGGGAGGGCTTTCTCCCGACCGCGAAGGAGCATCTCGACGGCATCGACGACGTGACGCCCGAGGAGGCGTACGCCGCGGTGAACCGCATCTACCCGGAGAACCTGATCCGCGTGGAGGCGGACGAGCTTACCTACCACCTGCACATCATCCTCCGCTGTGAACTCGACCGCGCGTTCGTCGCGGGCGACCTCGCGGTCGAGGAGCTGCCAGACGCCTGGAACCGGAAGATGGAGGAGTACCTCGACGTGACGCCAGACACCGACGCCGTCGGCGTGCTACAGGACATCCACTGGTCGAGCCGGTTCGCGGCGTTCCAGGGCTACACCATCGGCTCCGTCCTCGCCGCGCAACTCGACCACGCGATGCGGCGGGACGTCGACGACGTGGACGCGAAGATCCGCGAGGGGGACCTGAAGCCGCTCCGGGACTGGATGACCGAACACGTCCACTCGCACGGCCGGCGCTACCCGACCGACGAACTGGTCGAGGAGGCCACCGGCGAGCCGCTGACCGCCGAGTACTTCGTGGACTACGTGGAGGAGAAGTTCGGGGCGCTGTACGGGCTCTGA
- a CDS encoding phytoene desaturase family protein encodes MGGHRFDVAVVGGGVAGMATAARLQSAGRSTVVLERHDRVGGCAGYYRRDGFSFDVGATTLVDFSPGGVGGQLLSEIGFEPPEIDVQDAYELRLPDRTVTLYHDQEQWERERRRAFGDDESHRRFFRFLDRTAETLWGLTRRDVKLPIQGVGDLLRNARAVGPSNVGLVRYLRWTMKDALVRYGVYDDRPLRTAMAMLVEDTVHAGLEEAPLLNSILGVTIRSAGLGRATGGMDGFWTAFTDHYADMGGTLNVGEAVTEVTGSRGSFRVETDDGRHRADQVVSAVPTELTRRIAPSVVGERLDEYVSTMREQEGGAIVVFLGVPEAAVAGREHTHHQILPEYDEPLGNGNNMFVSVSAPGDTVSAPEGYRAVMLTTHCDVEPWQGLDEATYERRRAAIGRRLVRGARTVYPDLGTDPAVYEVGTPVTYEAFTNRPRGAVGGYRQTLETANQRAVPQDVGVDGFYLAGDTTWPGLGTVACIKGSGIAADHVLGRR; translated from the coding sequence ATGGGCGGTCATCGGTTCGACGTCGCCGTCGTCGGCGGCGGCGTCGCCGGGATGGCGACGGCGGCACGACTACAGTCCGCGGGACGCTCCACCGTCGTCCTGGAACGACACGATCGGGTCGGCGGGTGTGCCGGCTACTATCGGCGGGACGGGTTTTCCTTCGACGTGGGCGCGACGACGCTCGTGGACTTCAGTCCCGGCGGCGTCGGCGGCCAGCTGCTCTCGGAGATCGGATTCGAGCCGCCGGAGATCGACGTCCAGGACGCCTACGAACTTCGGTTGCCCGACCGGACGGTCACCCTCTATCACGACCAGGAGCAGTGGGAACGCGAGCGGCGGCGGGCGTTCGGCGACGACGAGTCCCACCGCCGGTTCTTCCGCTTTCTCGACCGGACGGCCGAGACGCTCTGGGGGCTCACCAGGCGGGACGTGAAACTGCCGATCCAGGGGGTGGGTGACCTCCTTCGCAACGCCCGGGCGGTCGGGCCGTCGAACGTCGGGCTGGTCAGGTATCTCCGGTGGACGATGAAGGACGCGCTCGTCAGATACGGCGTGTACGACGACCGCCCGCTTCGAACAGCGATGGCGATGCTCGTCGAGGACACCGTCCACGCCGGCCTCGAGGAAGCTCCCCTGCTCAACTCGATCCTCGGGGTCACGATCCGGAGCGCGGGCCTCGGGCGGGCGACCGGCGGGATGGACGGCTTCTGGACGGCGTTTACGGACCACTACGCCGACATGGGCGGGACCCTGAACGTCGGGGAGGCGGTCACCGAGGTGACCGGCAGTCGCGGGTCGTTCCGCGTCGAAACCGACGACGGTCGGCACCGGGCGGACCAGGTGGTGAGCGCGGTTCCCACCGAGCTCACCCGGCGGATCGCTCCCTCGGTCGTGGGGGAGCGGCTGGACGAGTACGTCTCGACGATGCGCGAGCAGGAAGGCGGCGCGATCGTCGTGTTCCTCGGCGTTCCCGAGGCGGCGGTCGCCGGTCGCGAGCACACGCACCACCAGATCCTGCCGGAGTACGACGAACCGCTGGGGAACGGCAACAACATGTTCGTCTCCGTGTCGGCGCCGGGGGATACGGTGAGCGCCCCGGAGGGGTACCGGGCGGTGATGCTCACGACCCACTGTGACGTCGAGCCGTGGCAAGGGCTCGACGAGGCGACCTACGAGCGACGGCGGGCGGCGATCGGGCGGCGACTGGTCCGCGGCGCGCGAACCGTCTACCCCGACCTCGGGACCGACCCGGCGGTGTACGAGGTCGGCACGCCGGTCACCTACGAGGCGTTCACGAACCGGCCACGGGGCGCTGTCGGGGGGTATCGCCAGACGCTCGAGACGGCGAACCAGCGCGCCGTGCCACAGGACGTCGGCGTCGACGGGTTCTATCTTGCGGGGGACACGACCTGGCCGGGGCTCGGGACGGTCGCGTGCATCAAGGGGAGCGGGATCGCGGCCGACCACGTGCTCGGCCGGCGGTGA